Proteins from a single region of Antechinus flavipes isolate AdamAnt ecotype Samford, QLD, Australia chromosome 2, AdamAnt_v2, whole genome shotgun sequence:
- the DDX1 gene encoding ATP-dependent RNA helicase DDX1, giving the protein MAAFSEMGVMPEIAQAVEEMDWLLPTDIQAESIPLILGGGDVLMAAETGSGKTGAFSIPVIQIVYETLKDQQEGKKGKTTVKTGGAVLNKWQMNPYDRGSAFAIGSDGLCCQSREVKEWHGCRSTKGVMKGKHYYEVSCHDQGLCRVGWSASQASLDLGTDKFGFGFGGTGKKSHNKQFDNYGEEFTMHDTIGCYLDIDKGQVKFSKNGKDLGLAFEIPAHLKNQPFFAACVLKNAELKFNFGEEEFKFPPKDGFVGLCKAADGHVVKSQHTGSAQVAQTKFLPNAPKALIVEPSRELAEQTLNNVKQFKKYVDNPKLRELLIIGGVAARDQLSVLEQGVDIVVGTPGRLDDLVSTGKLNLSQIRFLVLDEADGLLSQGYSDFINRIHSQIPQITSDGKRLQVIVCSATLHSFDVKKLSEKIMHFPTWVDLKGEDSVPETVHHVVVPVNPKTDKLWERLGKNHIRTDEVHAKDNTRPGANSPEMWSEAIKILKGEYTVRAIKEHKMDQAIIFCRTKIDCDNLEQYFMQQGGGPDKKGHQFSCVCLHGDRKPHERKQNLERFKKGDVRFLICTDVAARGIDIHGVPYVINVTLPDEKQNYVHRIGRVGRAERMGLAVSLVATEKEKVWYHVCSSRGKGCYNTRLKEDGGCTIWYNEMQLLSEIEEHLNCTISQVEPDIKVPVDEFDGKVTYGQKRAAGGGTYKGHVDILAPTVQELAALEKEAQTSFLHLGYLPNQLFRTF; this is encoded by the exons GCTGCAGAAACAGGAAGTGGGAAGACTGGC GCTTTCAGTATCCCGGTCATCCAGATAGTCTATGAGACCCTGAAAGACCAGCAGGAGGGCAAGAAAGGGAAGACCACCGTGAAGACCGGGGGCGCAG tGCTGAACAAGTGGCAGATGAACCCGTATGACAGAGGATCGGCTTTCG CGATCGGGTCGGACGGTCTTTGTTGCCAGAGCCGAGAAGTGAAGGAATGGCACGGGTGTCGGTCCACGAAGGGAGTCATGAAAG GAAAACACTACTACGAAGTGTCCTGTCACGACCAGGGCCTGTGCAGGGTTGGATGGTCGGCCTCCCAGGCTTCCCTGGACTTGG GTACCGACAAGTTTGGCTTTGGCTTTGGCGGGACTGGGAAGAAGTCTCACAATAAGCAGTTTGACAATTACGGAGAG GAGTTCACGATGCACGATACGATTGGATGTTACCTGGATATTGACAAAGGGCAGGTCAAGTTTTCCAAAAATG gaaaagacCTTGGCCTAGCTTTTGAAATACCGGCCCACCTGAAGAACCAACCGTTCTTCGCGGCTTGTGTCTTAAAG AACGCTGAACTGAAATTTAACTTTGGGGAAGAAGAATTTAAGTTCCCCCCCAAAGATGGATTTGTTGGGCTCTGCAAGGCTGCTGATGGCCATGTTGTGAAATCTCAGCACACAG GGAGCGCGCAGGTGGCGCAGACCAAGTTTCTTCCCAACGCTCCCAAAGCCCTCATCGTGGAGCCGTCGCGGGAGCTGGCCGAGCAGACCCTGAATAACGTCAAGCAGTTTAAAAAATACGTGGATAACCCGAAGCTGAG AGAGCTCCTGATCATCGGAGGGGTGGCAGCCCGGGACCAGCTCTCCGTGCTGGAGCAGGGG GTGGACATAGTGGTCGGCACCCCGGGGAGACTGGACGACTTGGTGTCCACTGGGAAGCTCAACTTGTCCCAGATCCGATTCTTGGTTCTGGACGAAGCC GATGGGCTCCTTTCCCAGGGCTACTCGGACTTCATCAATAGGATTCACAGTCAGATCCCCCAGATCACCTCGGATGGAAAAAGGCTTCAG GTCATCGTCTGCTCGGCCACGCTCCATTCTTTCGACGTGAAGAAGCTCTCGGAGAAGATCATGCACTTCCCGACCTGGGTCGATTTGAAGGGCGAGGACTCGGTCCCCGAGACCGTGCACCACGTGGTGGTGCCCGTGAACCCCAAGACGGACAAGCTCTGGGAGAGGCTGGGCAAGAACCACATCCGG ACTGATGAGGTCCATGCGAAGGATAACACCCGGCCTGGGGCCAACAGCCCTG AGATGTGGTCGGAGGCCATCAAGATCCTGAAGGGGGAGTACACGGTGCGGGCCATCAAGGAGCACAAGATGGACCAGGCCATCATCTTCTGCAGGACCAAGATCGACTGCGACAACTTGGAGCAGTACTTCATGCAGCAGGGCGGAG GTCCGGACAAGAAAGGGCACCAGTTCTCCTGCGTCTGCCTGCACGGTGACAGGAAGCCCCATGAGAGGAAGCAGAACCTGGAGAGATTTAAG AAAGGAGACGTCCGCTTCCTGATTTGCACGGACGTGGCTGCCAGAGGGATCGACATCCACGGGGTCCCTTATG TCATAAACGTCACCCTGCCCGACGAGAAGCAGAACTACGTGCACCGGATCGGCCGCGTGGGCCGCGCAGAGAG GATGGGTCTGGCCGTGTCCCTGGTGGCGACCGAAAAGGAGAAG GTTTGGTACCACGTGTGCAGCAGCCGCGGCAAGGGCTGCTACAACACGCGGCTGAAGGAGGACGGCGGCTGCACCATCTGGTACAACGAGATGCAG CTGCTCTCCGAGATCGAGGAGCACCTGAACTGCACCATCTCTCAAGTGGAGCCGGACATCAAGGTCCCCGTGGATGAATTTGATGGGAAGGTGACCTACGGGCAGAAGAGAGCCGCCGGGG GGGGGACCTACAAAGGCCACGTGGACATCCTGGCGCCCACGGTGCAAGAACTGGCCGCCCTGGAGAAGGAGGCCCAGACCTCGTTCCTGCACCTCGGCTACCTGCCCAACCAGCTTTTCAGGACCTTCTGA